From Chloroflexota bacterium:
GATTGGCTGGCGTTGCCTTCACCTTGATCAATGCCATCTCTCTATCCACTCTGCTGTCTTGAGTAATATCGTATATCTTGTGCACATCGATTACCTTGTCGAGCTGCTTCCTCACCTGCTCCACCATGGCTGGATCACCATCGATTACAATGGTCATCCGAGAGATCCCTTCCTTCTCGGTATGCCCCACGGCAATGCTTTCAATATTGAAGCCACGCCGGCGGAAGAGACTGGCCACTCGATTGAGTACTCCAGGCTTGTCAGCAACCAAGGCAATTAAAACATGTTTTCCAGAGGTCATTGAGATTTCCCCCTTCAGATATCGAACAGGTCTAAGATATACTCAGATTGAGACACGAGTCACACACCACCACGATTAGTAACGGGAGCCACTGCCTCCTTCTCAGGCTTAGAGCACTCGATCTGATCACAGAAAGCCGCCCCCGGAGGTACCATGGGGTACACGTTTTCCTCAGGCTCAATCATGAAATCGATAAGGAAGGGTCCGGGGTACTCCATGGCTCTCTGAATTGCCGGAATCACTTCAATCCTCTTCTGCACCCTCATGCCTGGGATGCCATAGGCATCGGCTATCTTCACAAAGTCAGGGCCGGACAAAGGTGTCGCTACGTAGCGACGGCCATAGAAAAGCTCCTGCCACTGTCTTACTAACCCCAGGTAACCGTTGTTGAATACGGCTATCTTGATGGCGGTTTTCTCCTGAGCCGCAGTTGCTAGTTCCTGTATGGTCATCTGCAGACTACCATCACCAGCCATGCACCAGACTGTTTTGTCCGGGCAGCCAATCTTGACTCCTATGGCTGCTGGCAGCTCAAAACCCATTGTTCCCAAACCTCCTGACGAGATCAGGCTATTAGGCTTCTTAAAACAGAAATGCTGCGCCGACCACATCTGGTGTTGCCCCACACCAGTAACAATGATAGCATCACCATCAGTTACTTCGCAGATGCTACGAACGACATACTGCGGAAGAAGGTTATCGCCCTCTTTAATCACTGTTGAGGGATGCTCCTGCCGCCACTGCTCCACCTGTCTAATCCAGTCAATGTGGGTCTGAACCACCACCTCCTTGTTCAATTCCCTGAGTATATTCTTCACATCTCCCACAATAGGGACATCCACGCTTATGTTCTTCCCGATTTCGGCTGGATCAATATCGATATGGATGATGCGCGCCTTGGAGGCAAAGGCGCTCACCTTCATGGTAGCCCGGTCGTCAAACCTCATGCCAATCGCCACAATAAGGTCAGCCTCATCCACCGCCATGTTAGCATAGGCCATGCCATGCATCCCCAACATACCCAGACTGAGCATGTGATTCTCAGGAAAGGAGCTAATACCCAATAAGGTAGTGATAACCGGTATCTGGGCCTTCTCGGCCAGTTCCTTGAGCTCCTCATACGCTCCAGAGATTATGGTGCCCCTGCCAGAGATAATCAGAGGACGCTCGGCTTCGCTCATGAGACGAGCCGCCTTCCTGATCTGGGCCGGATGCCCTCGCAGGATCGGCTTGTAGCCGGGAAGATCCGCCTTGGCAGGATAGTGAAACTCAGCCCGCTCAGTAAAAACATCCGATGGTATGTCAATAAGCACTGGACCCGGTCTTCCAGTAGTGGCAATATAAAAGGCCTCCTTGAAGACTCCGGCCAGATCAGCAGCGCTCATGACAACGTAGTTGTGCTTGGTGATAGGCAAAGTGATGCCAGTAATATCTATCTCCTGGAAAGCATCCTTACCGATGTCCGATCTGGACACCTGCCCTGTTATGGCTACTACCGGAGAAGAGTCGAGCTGCGCATTGGCAATTCCGGTCACCAGATTGGTAGCGCCAGGCCCTGAAGTGGCACAACATACACCTGCTTTACCCGTAGCCCTGGCATATCCATCTGCAGCATGAGCAGCCCCCTGCTCGTGGCGAACCAACACATGCCGGATCTGCGGATATTGGGGTAATGTATCGTAGAAAGGCAGAACTTTACCACCCGGGAAGCCAAAGATAACCTCCACTCCCTCTCTTATCAGACTTTCAAAGACAATTTGAGCACCTGTCAGATTCATTATTTCTCCCACTCTATGAGATAAAGATTGCCCCTGTGCTTGCTGAGCTCACCTTCTCCGAATAACGTTTCAAATAGCCCGTGGTTACCTTCGGTTTGAAAGGAGCCAGTTTTGCCAGCCGTCTCTTTATCTCAGCTTTAGATAGCTCCACATCCAGCTTATGCTCGGGAATATTTATGCGTATTATATCACCGTCACGGATAGCAGCAATAGGTCCCCGAGATGCCGCCTCCGGTGAAACGTGCCCAATAGCCGCTCCTCTAGTGGCTCCGGAGAAGCGCCCATCGGTGATAAGGGCCACCTCCTTATCCATGCCCATACCACTCAGGAGCGAGGTGGGCGTCAGCATCTCCGGCATCCCCGGACCTCCCTTTGGCCCCTCGTAGCGGACAACCACCACCTCACCTGCCTTAATACTTCGTTTCATGATAGCCCCTGTAGCCTCCTCCTCAGAGTCAAATACCCTGGCTGGCCCGCGATGAGAGAGCATCTCTAGTGCCACAGCGGCACTCTTCACCACCGCACCTTCAGGAGCCAAGTTGCCGAAAAGTACAGAGAGTCCCCCCTTGGCGGAGTATGGCTTAGAAATGGGACGGATAATGTCTTTATTCTTGTTCTTGGCGCCTGCAATTTCCTCAGCGAGAGACATCCCCGAAACCCTGCTTACCCCCGCTTCAAGTATACTGGCTAATTCTTTCATTAGCGCAGGGATACCACCGGCAAGGTCAAGATCCTCAATGTGATAATCTCCCGCTGGGCTGAGCTTGCAAAGATGGGGGGTTCTCCCACTGACATCATTGATTAGTGATAGAGGAAACTCAACTCCAGCCTCATGGGCGATAGCCATAAGATGGAGGATAGAATTGGTGCTACCACCCAGTGCCGTATCTACCACAAAAGCATTGTACATGGAGTCCTTGGTCACAATGTGGAGCGGATGAATGTCCTCATGCAGAAGCTCCATAATCCTTATTCCTGTTTCTTTCGCCAAGCAAATCCGCCTTGCATCTACAGCTGGTATCGTGCCATTGCCTGCAAGAGCCATCCCCAGGGCCTCAGTGAGGCAGTTCATTGTGTTAGCCGTGAACATTCCCGCACAACTGCCGCAGCCAGGACAAGCTATCTTCTCCAATTCCACTAGCTCTGCACGAGTCATCTTTTTTTGGGCCACCTTGCCCACCGCCACGAACACCGAATTAAGGTCAACAGCCTGGGTCCCCAACCTACCGACCATCATAGGCCCACCGCTGACAAAGATTGAGGGAATATTCAGCCTCACCGCCGCCATAAGCATCCCCGGGATGATCTTGTCACAGTTTGGGATAAACACCAAGGCATCAAAGGCATGTGCCTGGGCCAAAATCTCCACTGAATCAGCGATAAGCTCACGACTCGGCAAGCTGAATCTCATACCAGGATGATTCATGGCAATACCATCACAAACGGCGATGGTATTGACTTCGAAGGGGGTCCCACCAGCCTGTCTTACCCCGCTTTTCACTGCCTCAGCAATGCTGCGCAGGTGAACATGCCCAGGAACAATTTCACTGAAGCTGTTCACAATACCAATAAAGGGCTGGCTCAACTCCCTCTCTGTGCACCCCAGGGCTCGCAGCAAAGCACGGTGCCCAGCGCGCTCAATACCTCGCTTGATGATATCGCTCTTCATACTCCTTCACCCCTTTAAGGCATATGGCCTTCTAAGCGTGGCTACTATGATAACGTAATGTCATTGGTTTGCAAAGTTCCCAGTCGCCAGTTTGCCTCTCCCAGGATTCCAAAGTAGAATTTAAGTTGAAATATACTGTGTTTTGACAGGGCTAGTCTCTCTGAGCTAGCCCTGGAGGTATTTGGAGAGTATCTATTAACCTATCCTGTCTGACCCCTCTCGTCAATGAGATACCAGCTTATCGCCTCTTGATTCATGAAATCGGCGAGAGAACGGGTGAGCATGCAACAACAGTGCCTCGCTTTGCCCAGCCATATCTGGTGGCAGCTCTGCATGAAGAGCTGAGGGTACCAATATTAGTGGTAGTGCCAACGACCGAGGATGCGAAGAGCTTCTATGAACAGCTCCTTGTCTGGCACAGTAGCAGATCTCAAATCCTCCTGTTTCCAAAACCAGATGCTTTGCCATACGAACGACTGGCTACAGATCCTTTTAATGAGCAACAGAGGCTACAAGTCCTAACCAGCCTAATCGCAGCCAAGAGCAAATCCAATCCTGGCAGTCAGCTTCTACTGATCGTCAGTTCCGCTGCCGCCTTAGTACGAAAGACTACCCCGTACAGTGATTTTTCGGCCGCCAGTCACGTTGTGAAACAAGGTACAGAGACAAATCCCTTCGATCTCCTGAACAGATGGAGCAGCATGGGATACCAGAGAGCTCCCCTGGTAGAAACACCCGGCACCATGAGCCACCGTGGTGGCATCGTCGATGTTTACCCACCCAATAGCCAATTGCCAGCCAGAATCGAATTCTTAGGCAACCGAGTAGAGAGCATCCGTCTTTTTGATCCCCAGACACAACGCTCATTGAAACCGGTGCCATCCATAGAACTCATACCTGGTCAAGAAGCTGCCTGGCCAAGCACGGATACACTGATAAGTTACCTAACACCCGATTCTCTCATCATTCTAGCTGCTCCCGGGGAGATAGAGGCTTCTATCAACGAATTGGATTTGCAGGCAAGCCAGGAGCAGGGGTTATTGATAGAAAAAGGTGAACTCCCACAGGATTCACCGGTGTCTTATATTACCTGCCCGGAGTTAAGAACCAAGCTTGAGAGTGTAAAGCAGCGCCTGGTTCTAAACCGGTGGTCCAATGAAAACAGCGATAACGATCCGATAGCTTTTAAGTCTCCTCTCAACTATGCCGGTCAAGTAAAGCCTTTCATTACAGAGACAGGGGACCTGATTCGGAAAGGTTATCGAGTGGTCATTGTCTCACAACAAGCGGCCAGACTCAGCGAGCTCTTCCAGGAAGAAGATATCATCGCCTCTCCTCTTAACCAGATCGAGCACCCGCCTGCAGAAGGCTCTATCACTCTGATCCAAGGCTTCCTCCCTGAAGGCTGGATAATGGGGCATGATCTGGCTGTGTTTAGCGATGCTGAGATTTTCGGCTTTGTCAAGCAACCACGGACAATGAAGCCACGGCCGGCACAAAGCAAAGACATTCTTTCCGTGTCATCCCCGGGAGATCATGTAGTACACATCGACCATGGCATCGCCCGTTTCATCGGCATGAAGAAGCTGCTCCTGGACAATATAGAGCGGGAATATCTGACACTGGAATATGCCTCTGGTGATATGCTCTACGTCCCGATTGACCAGGCTGACCGCGTCAGCCGCTACGTCGGTTCAGTAGGAAAACCTCTTTCCCTGAGCCGCCTGGGCACCATGGAATGGTCACGAGCTAAACAGAGGGTTAAGGAATCAGCCAAAGAAATGGCTCAGGATCTGCTCGACCTCTACGCTGTAAGAGGAGTAGCTCCCGGATTCGCTTTTTCGCCTGACACACCATGGCAGCAGGAACTAGAAGCTTCTTTCCCCTACACGGAGACTCCTGCCCAAATGGAGGCAGTGGAACAAGTTAAGGAGGATATGGAGCAACCTAAGCCCATGGACCGGCTAGTCTGCGGTGACGTAGGTTATGGCAAGACAGAAATCGCCCTCAGAGCATCCTTTAAGGCTGTAATGGATGCGAAACAAGTAGCCGTATTAGTACCCACAACCGTGCTGGCACAGCAGCACCTTGCCACTTTTATGCAGAGATTAGCCGCCTTCCCCATAAAAGTAGAAATGATCAGTCGGTTCCGCTCTGACAAGGAACAGCAAGCTGTCATCGAAGGTCTGAAGAACGGCAGCGTTGACATCTGCATTGGTACCCATCGTCTACTGCAAAAGGACGTGGCCTTCAAGGATCTGGGGCTGGTCATTATCGATGAGGAGCAGAGATTCGGTGTAGCCCATAAAGAGTTCCTCAAGCAGCTACGAAAAGAGGTGGATATAATTACCCTGACTGCAACTCCGATCCCTCGCACTCTTCACATGTCGTTGGTAGGTGTTCGGGATATGAGCACTCTGGAGACCCCTCCAGAGGCACGGTTACCCATCAAAACCTATGTAGCCGAATACAATGAGACACTGATCCGAGAGGCAATAGTCCGCGAGCTGGAACGCAGCGGCCAGGTCTTCTTCGTGCACAACCGAGTCCAAAGCATCACTCGCATTGCCCACAAACTGAGGGAGCTTGTACCAGGGGCTGAGATAGCTATTGCTCATGGGCAAATGAATGAAGAGGAATTAGAGAAGGCCATGCTCAATTTCTATGAGGGCAAGATTGATGTCCTAGCCTGTACCACCATCATTGAATCAGGCCTGGACATACCCAATGTGAACACTCTTATTATCAATGAAGCAGACAAGCTGGGGCTGTCACAACTATATCAGTTGCGCGGCAGGATCGGCAGGGGCAACAACCGTGCCTACGCTTACTTCCTGTACAACAAAGGTAAGCATTTAACTCCAGCAGCAGAGAAAAGGCTTCAGACAATCTTCGAGGCCAGCGAACTAGGGGCCGGTTTTCAAATAGCGATAAAGGACCTGGAGATTCGAGGGGCAGGCAACCTGCTCGGGGCAGAGCAGAGTGGGCACATTGCTGCCGTCGGCTTCGATCTCTATTGTCATCTGCTGTCAGAGGCAGTGACAGAGCTAAAAGAAAAGCAGTCAGGGGAAACTGGAGATGCAGTGAAGGCATCCCCCGCCATTTTGCCCACCATGGAGCTACCCCTTTCCGCATATATCCCCGAGAGCTACGTAGCTGACCTCACTACACGGCTGCCCCTTTACCGGAGAATGGCTAAAATGACGTCAGTCAACGAGATACAAGAACTGGAGAATGAATTAAAGGACAGGTTTGGGAAGCTACCAGCGCCATTGAGAAACCTGCTCTATTTGGTGAAGATCAAAGCCATAGCTGCCCAGGCTGGGGTACAATCCATCTCCAAAGAAGAGGGTCATATAGTGATAAGGTTCAGGGAAGGAATCAGGGTTGACCCAGGGAGGATAGGACAGGCCCAACAAGGAATCAAGGCAGGTCCTACTCAAGTGCAATTAGATATGCGCCTCCTGGGCAACAAATGGCAGAAGGTTCTGGAAGATGTGGTGGTAAGCGTGGCTGGTTGAGAGGCAATCTATATCGGGGTCACAGCAGTACCCCGGGATGGATCATAGCGATGCCTGTTCAAACCCGATGGGGCATGGTTCACCCGTGCTCCCTTTTAGGCTATACTGTAGATAGCTTCAAGGCCAGAACCCGGAACAATGAACATGCTCAATATGCTACACAGATCGATAAAACTGGTTGATGGTCTGGCCTGCTACATCTGGCAGGGCAGAGGAAACAATGCCAATACCTATCTGTTCGCCAATGTCCTGCGGGGAGACCGACCACATGTCATTGTCGATCCAGGATTTACGGTTAATGAGGCGGGAGAACGTTGCTTTGATTCTCTTACGGCTGTGATGCAGCAGGATGGATTCAATATGGAAGACATTGGTCTCATCATCAACACCCATACTCATCCCGATCATTGCCAGGCGACAGAAGCTGTAGTTCAGAAAAGCGCACTGAAGGAAAGAAAGGGGAAAGTGAGCCAGGCGCTTACTGCCCTTTCCAGAGAAGAGGAGGAATACTACCGGACAGTGGGAGAAAGAATGTTTGGCATGTTCGGTATGAAAATGGCCAAACTTGAACCATTTATCTACCTGACGGAAGGTGATCTGAGTTTGGGCAGGGATGAAAAGAGGATAGACCTGCAAATCTTGCACACACCCGGACATTCTCCAGGATCAATAAGTATCTACTGGCCGGACAAAAAGGTCCTCATAACAGGCGATTTGATCTTCTACGGAGGTGTGGGAAGAACTGATTTCCCAGGCGGAAGCATTACCATTCTCAAACAAAGCATCGAGAAGCTTTCCGCCCTGGATGTGGAATACCTGCTCCCCGGTCACTCCACCGAATCAGGCAGCATCATAGAAAGCAAGGTGCTTGTAGAGCACAATTTCAGAGCAGTCAAGTTCCTGATTTGACATACTGTGATAACAACGCTTATTTTGCTTGAGGCCAAGATAGATGGAAATAGATAATAGGATCAAATATGCTATCGAACACACGGAGTTAATAAGACCTCCCCAGCAGAACCTGGCCACCTTCGGTACCACAGATATCCATTA
This genomic window contains:
- the ilvB gene encoding biosynthetic-type acetolactate synthase large subunit, which translates into the protein MNLTGAQIVFESLIREGVEVIFGFPGGKVLPFYDTLPQYPQIRHVLVRHEQGAAHAADGYARATGKAGVCCATSGPGATNLVTGIANAQLDSSPVVAITGQVSRSDIGKDAFQEIDITGITLPITKHNYVVMSAADLAGVFKEAFYIATTGRPGPVLIDIPSDVFTERAEFHYPAKADLPGYKPILRGHPAQIRKAARLMSEAERPLIISGRGTIISGAYEELKELAEKAQIPVITTLLGISSFPENHMLSLGMLGMHGMAYANMAVDEADLIVAIGMRFDDRATMKVSAFASKARIIHIDIDPAEIGKNISVDVPIVGDVKNILRELNKEVVVQTHIDWIRQVEQWRQEHPSTVIKEGDNLLPQYVVRSICEVTDGDAIIVTGVGQHQMWSAQHFCFKKPNSLISSGGLGTMGFELPAAIGVKIGCPDKTVWCMAGDGSLQMTIQELATAAQEKTAIKIAVFNNGYLGLVRQWQELFYGRRYVATPLSGPDFVKIADAYGIPGMRVQKRIEVIPAIQRAMEYPGPFLIDFMIEPEENVYPMVPPGAAFCDQIECSKPEKEAVAPVTNRGGV
- the ilvD gene encoding dihydroxy-acid dehydratase encodes the protein MKSDIIKRGIERAGHRALLRALGCTERELSQPFIGIVNSFSEIVPGHVHLRSIAEAVKSGVRQAGGTPFEVNTIAVCDGIAMNHPGMRFSLPSRELIADSVEILAQAHAFDALVFIPNCDKIIPGMLMAAVRLNIPSIFVSGGPMMVGRLGTQAVDLNSVFVAVGKVAQKKMTRAELVELEKIACPGCGSCAGMFTANTMNCLTEALGMALAGNGTIPAVDARRICLAKETGIRIMELLHEDIHPLHIVTKDSMYNAFVVDTALGGSTNSILHLMAIAHEAGVEFPLSLINDVSGRTPHLCKLSPAGDYHIEDLDLAGGIPALMKELASILEAGVSRVSGMSLAEEIAGAKNKNKDIIRPISKPYSAKGGLSVLFGNLAPEGAVVKSAAVALEMLSHRGPARVFDSEEEATGAIMKRSIKAGEVVVVRYEGPKGGPGMPEMLTPTSLLSGMGMDKEVALITDGRFSGATRGAAIGHVSPEAASRGPIAAIRDGDIIRINIPEHKLDVELSKAEIKRRLAKLAPFKPKVTTGYLKRYSEKVSSASTGAIFIS
- the ilvN gene encoding acetolactate synthase small subunit; protein product: MTSGKHVLIALVADKPGVLNRVASLFRRRGFNIESIAVGHTEKEGISRMTIVIDGDPAMVEQVRKQLDKVIDVHKIYDITQDSRVDREMALIKVKATPANRSEIIQIVDIFRANIVDVASDSLIVEVTGDEDKLSSLFRLLSSFGIKEIARTGRLAMSRGIVSS
- the mfd gene encoding transcription-repair coupling factor, which encodes MKQGTETNPFDLLNRWSSMGYQRAPLVETPGTMSHRGGIVDVYPPNSQLPARIEFLGNRVESIRLFDPQTQRSLKPVPSIELIPGQEAAWPSTDTLISYLTPDSLIILAAPGEIEASINELDLQASQEQGLLIEKGELPQDSPVSYITCPELRTKLESVKQRLVLNRWSNENSDNDPIAFKSPLNYAGQVKPFITETGDLIRKGYRVVIVSQQAARLSELFQEEDIIASPLNQIEHPPAEGSITLIQGFLPEGWIMGHDLAVFSDAEIFGFVKQPRTMKPRPAQSKDILSVSSPGDHVVHIDHGIARFIGMKKLLLDNIEREYLTLEYASGDMLYVPIDQADRVSRYVGSVGKPLSLSRLGTMEWSRAKQRVKESAKEMAQDLLDLYAVRGVAPGFAFSPDTPWQQELEASFPYTETPAQMEAVEQVKEDMEQPKPMDRLVCGDVGYGKTEIALRASFKAVMDAKQVAVLVPTTVLAQQHLATFMQRLAAFPIKVEMISRFRSDKEQQAVIEGLKNGSVDICIGTHRLLQKDVAFKDLGLVIIDEEQRFGVAHKEFLKQLRKEVDIITLTATPIPRTLHMSLVGVRDMSTLETPPEARLPIKTYVAEYNETLIREAIVRELERSGQVFFVHNRVQSITRIAHKLRELVPGAEIAIAHGQMNEEELEKAMLNFYEGKIDVLACTTIIESGLDIPNVNTLIINEADKLGLSQLYQLRGRIGRGNNRAYAYFLYNKGKHLTPAAEKRLQTIFEASELGAGFQIAIKDLEIRGAGNLLGAEQSGHIAAVGFDLYCHLLSEAVTELKEKQSGETGDAVKASPAILPTMELPLSAYIPESYVADLTTRLPLYRRMAKMTSVNEIQELENELKDRFGKLPAPLRNLLYLVKIKAIAAQAGVQSISKEEGHIVIRFREGIRVDPGRIGQAQQGIKAGPTQVQLDMRLLGNKWQKVLEDVVVSVAG
- a CDS encoding MBL fold metallo-hydrolase, coding for MLHRSIKLVDGLACYIWQGRGNNANTYLFANVLRGDRPHVIVDPGFTVNEAGERCFDSLTAVMQQDGFNMEDIGLIINTHTHPDHCQATEAVVQKSALKERKGKVSQALTALSREEEEYYRTVGERMFGMFGMKMAKLEPFIYLTEGDLSLGRDEKRIDLQILHTPGHSPGSISIYWPDKKVLITGDLIFYGGVGRTDFPGGSITILKQSIEKLSALDVEYLLPGHSTESGSIIESKVLVEHNFRAVKFLI